ctatctgtggatattcggaatcgacggatcttggtttcagtgggagctgagatcgtcacaagcaagaaatgaatactccggaaacgatgatattgccgaaaacggaaatatggatcgtatcggaaatataaatattatccaagtcgtagatgttaccggaaacggaaacatggtacgtatcggaaaatattatcggaaatggaaataattccggaaacggaaatattaaatatttgttcgaaacggaaattaattccggaatcggaaatattaaatattgttcgtatcggaaatgaattccgaaaaccgggaattttatcggaagcgtatcgtacgaataagcatcggacgaggcctgccggacgaaggcccagcacgaagccaggccatcgcccagcaagcaatggcgcgccacaacacagcccaaggctgcggcaggcctaccgcaaggcaggcccagcgcgcagcttaggctatggcagcctcgtgggctgcggtagctcgcatgggcttcgtgggcgtgtgggctgtgcgcgggcatggcctgcatgcttgcgggtcatgctcgtgtgtgtgtttgtgtccatgcataattcctaaaactattaggatttgatgtatgattaaattcctattcctattaggattatttaattaaatagagtccttgtaggattctaagtttaattaaatcgtatcctactaggattccaattccctttcgaaacctctataaataagggcctagggtcataatttatacgaacgattgaagtattcaaagggtaagtttttgaaataaaaatcagccatacacttgcaaacactagccgaaattcctaagcaccttaagggcgattctagttggtctaacttgaggcggatccggacgtattgtggactatctacggagggacgacatttggagtcctaaagacttgttcttgttcggttcaggcgcagctagggaaggcacgctacaacatgtatgcacctattctatgctaaatgattatgtgtaaataatatgttttcctggatttatggtttttccgcatgatttatgaattgtcatatgtatcataacctaacagagagatccccacaccagggatcacaagggaacctatggccgtcgtggtcaaacataattgcactccctttatgtcacgataaccgggttttgtcagtttttctcattgtcgttaaaaattgaatggcgactcctatattactagtcaattgggtgtaaactcacaggaaatccaattacacttgatttgacaaaagaagcgtcacacccacgagggacgaggtcacgcattagcctcgtgctttttcgaccccctcacagtattacttagtagattagattagttttttgttttgaattgaattttattttagatttattttttaattattagagtgtttgattttggatgaaattgtatatgcgtaatgttaataattaattaataaaaatatctatgtgacacctaattattttgtctacgtggcactcgatttttttaattcaaaattaattttgaaatcttatttttcattggccgaaaccattagatttcctacgtgacgctttaatattggattaatgtttgattttggattgaattttattttagattagtgtttgattttggatgatttttattttagatttattttttaattataaagtgtttgattttggatggagttgtatatattaataattaaataattaaattatctaTGTAACActcgaattttttaattcaaaattaaattagaaatcttatttttcattggccgaaaccaataaTAATCCTAGGTAGCGctcttctttaaaaaaaaaatttggtttGAAGAAGTGAAATTTCAACGTTTGTGACTTTCTTCAGCCAGTCATCTGGGTCCCCTTCCCTCAATCACCCACGGAAAAGACACTCAAATTTCATcgatcaaaaattcaaattccacCACCAAACAACTCAGACTTTCCAAATTCCGACAACCAGTAACCCCACACTCTCTCTCCACCACCACGCACAACCACCAAATCCTCTCTCCTCCTCCATGATCTGATCATCAACCCAAAAATGTCAGCTCTAATCTACCAAATATTCACCTCCTCAGCGCTACTCTCCCTCGGCCTCTACCACCTCATCTCCACCGTCCGCAACTTCCTCAAATCCCCTCAAACCTTCTCCGCCAAACCATTCCACCCACTTTCTATCTCCTCCTCCTCTGCCGCCTCCCACCTTCGGCTCCTCCCCCTCTACCTCACCATCGCCGCCCTCTCCACTGCCTTCCTCCACTCTACCCTCTCCTCCGCTGACCCCGACCCTTTAATCAAAGGCCACTCCCCCGTCCACCACTTCACATCCCTTCAATCCGCCGCCGtctccttcctcttcctcctcctctgcctctctctcctcctctcagAATCCAcctcccttttctctctcctcccatctGACCTCTTCTTCGCGCTCGCCTCCGCTGCCTTCTTCCTCGCCTCCTCCGTCTCCTCTTCCCGCGCCGCCTTACAAACCTCCGATCTCCAGTCCCGCTgcgattctctctcctcaaccatCTCCCTCCTCTCCTCCCTTCTCTGCCTCGCTCTCGCCCTCTTCCCCCGGCTTTTTGTCTGCGATGTTTGTCTTGCCGCCTCGGTCTGCCTCCATGGATTGTGGGCTCTGCAAACTGGGCTTTCCCTCTACGTTGAGGCCTTCATTCCTGAAGGATGTCACCGCCTTCTTGACGTTGTGAGTGGTGTTGAAGGGTCTACGAAGTGCGAGCTTGAGGACTCCAAGCTTCGAGCCGTCGCCATTCTCGATTTGGCCTTTGTTATTCATGTTGGAATGTCTATGATCCTAATTTTTCTAGTTTACGCAGTGGTTTCGAAGGCGCTAGGCGTTTCGAGGAGATTTGGGTCTTATGAGGTTCTGCCTACTGCTGCTGAAAATACTCATGTGCAATTGAAAACTTTGAGTGGAACTCAGGCTTGATCTTCAATTTGGAAGGTATATTTTATGCTTTTGTTTTGGGAACTATATTTTTTGCATGGTTTTACAAGCTTTAATGATTTTTGCTTTATTGGATATTCTCATTCCTTTTATTTtctactttttctttttagattcTGGTTATTTGGCTTCATTGTCAAGATTTGCATCTGCTTTTGATTTGTTGATGGGTATGTTTTCTGTAGATAAGAATTGTTTAGATTCAATAGGTATCAAAAAACATATTTGTTTGATTTAATGAATAGGAAACATTATTACAGTTAATTACTTATACATTAATTTGATTAAACTGCAACGGGTTTCCTGCTTTGGTTGTTATGATGGACGCTCGTTCTGTAAAGTTGGAAATGAGCTAAAGTTGATCTTACTGTATAAATGGGATATCTTTATAGTTATGATTGCTTTTGAACTTGTTTTTATGCTAGTATGAGTGGTGTAATGTATCAATAGGTTAGTATTTAACCATGGATGATGAGATGTTGGAATTGCTTAGACTACAAGGAAACTATGCAATGACAAGAATGATCAAACACTAAGCTGTAGACTAGTCCATAAATTTTAATACTCTGTATCAATTTCTTATATTCTGTACAAGCCGACAAACCTACAAGAAATATCACAAGCTGCAATAGAGGCGTGGATTTTTTTGGAGATACAGGAAAATTTTCATGTTTATGATTTAAGGCATTAGGAAATATGGAGAAGTTGATGATAGCTTTCTGGTGCTTGGCTACATGGTTGAAGAGGGAAAGTGGAGAGAAGAGATAATAAGCCAAAAGTTATGAGTAAAATTTCTGGATAGCTTGAGAGTTGAGCCTATAGGAtataaaaaaatttgttttCTCTTATAGTCCATAATTTTTTATGCTTCTTCCAGACTTTAGGAATTTTCCGGAGTGTAATTGGTTAGTGCAACTTTCATATATCATTTTTATTAGGGGTCGCGAAATTTCCCATTTAATTCGATCAAAGATGCTTCTGGAAAGTATAGTAGAGCTGGAAGCCCGGAAAGTTCACTGAACAAATGTTCTTCAACCTTCAAAGGCAGTTGTCAAAAGGTTTTGTGAATTGATTCTTGTTTTAACTAGTTTTACTTGGGCATGCATATGTGTCAACTACTTTTAATTAGTTCAATGCAAGCCCACTTGCTCATTGTGTACTGAATGATGCTTGGAAGCAGGGGTTTTACTTTGAAACATATCTTAAATGGTTAAATGTAGTTGTGTAATGGTGTTCTTCACTTTTTTGTGTCACTGCATGCAGCTAAAATTTGATGATTACCCTTGGATCCATCAGAAAGTCTATTCTGAAACTTTTGGTAAATGGTGAGGCCAAAATTGTTGACGTGGTGACCAGATTGGCGAGCCGTATAGTCTGATATCAAATTTAGTCTTATGTCTAAAAGGTAACAGGTTTTAGCTAGAGGTGTTGAAAGAAAATTTATTTCAGAATTACACTGCGCCTGGGCAACATTATAAGCTTATAATGGTGAAAATTGGCTACATGCTTGTTGGATAAATCACTACTTCCCTTTAGATATCCCCAAGAATAGTAGTGTAATGTCACTgttatttttgttgtttcatGGAGGAATTAGATTTCACAAACCTGAAATGGGCTCTTCATAGTAAATACCTCAATGTGAATCTATTAAGTGGACAAGATCTTTGTTGCTTGAATTCAACTTATTAATCACTATTTACCTTCTTCATCATCCTCCCTTTCTCTGCCTATCGTTTATTGGAAAAGTATGAAAATATCCTTTCACGTGTCTTTGCGATGATCAAATTATTCCTTATTAGAAGTGATCCGATCCATGCTTCTATTGAAGGGATACCACGAGATTTGTAGCTAGGGGGTAGTTCGTTGTTTTTGTTCCATCCAGAATTGGCCTTTCCTTATGTTCTTCATGGTCATATCTTAAGAAATAGTTTATTGCAGCTAGGAATTTCTTTACCTGACATCTTTTAGCTTCCTTTAGCATATGAAACAATAAGAACCTTCATTGACATTTTCATACAAGCAGCTTCATATCGTTCTCTAAAGTTAAAGAGCAACTTAATAGGTCAAACTTCTTGTTAGCTTCTGGCTTGCAAAAGGTCAAACTCATGTCAACTTCTTAGTTGTGTTTTAGGCTGTGCTAACTCTAGAGCGGAGGAAACCTTGTGTGGTTTTATATAACACCTGAatgttttaattttcaaattggTCAAAATGGGTATGCTTTATTTTGTGATTAGTTATATTATATGTATGCTAGATTAGTGGCTCGTGCTGTTCATGGATAACAATTTAACAGAAAATAAAGTTTTGTTtttggaaaataagaaaacaattAGAGAAATGTTGGTTTTCTGAAGTGTGGAAGATGGTTCCATTGGCAATTTGGTGGTGGACATGGAAAGTAAGAAACCAATGGATTTTCAAGGGATAGACTGTAGAGCATTTCGCTATTTCCTCATCAAGATTTTAAATTTTCCTTTGGGCTATTCTATAAACAGAGACCTATAGGAAAGTGTTAGATTCTGACTTCTGAGCAATACTTCCTGACGGCATGATGGTTTGAGTTAGTAGATACATTGCTTCCTGATGGCATGATGGCTTGAGTTATTTTGAAAGCCTCCTTTTTTATATGTGTGAATGGGTGACAATTCTGACAACCCTTTGTTGTCTTTGTAAGTATATCTTTTAAATTCAATTTCGTTTGGGTATGTAAACAACTAATAGATTTGCTATGAcggttcatgttagccgaccccaaatcatgtTGGCACTAAGACTTCGTTGTTGTTGTTATGTAAACAATTAATACGTTCAACTACCTAATTTCTAGTTAGTATGTAAACAAATGCGAAAGTATATATCTAGACAAATCTAACAAAGTTTCCTCCAAATAGGGGAATAACTTGATAGTATTAAAGAAAGTTTCCTAGTTTATGTGTGCTCATTTGCACGCTTTCCTAACATGCATTTGGAATACACCGTTTATTCTTTAATTTCCTCTAAAAAAAGAATGGTAACGTATATGTGTGTGTATATTCGCTCTCTCATACCTACATGATACTATTAGACATGTAGACACGCCCTTGTGCAAACACAAATAGACATATGTTTAACAACACCATTGGAGTCTTGATATGACTAATTAGTGGGGTCACTGGGTTCAGCTTGCTCGTTTAGTTAACTTATAATATAAACCTTGTTATAAGTGTATACTACCTTTGTCCTACATTATTCGTTACACCAacttacacttacctttgcacaaagttttagacttttaggtgataagtggttgttaggttattaattgttattttattgaagaaGCAGACGTGATAGGAGTtattggggtattttttttaattgaatgagagaatgTGGGGACCAAACATTTGCTAGTAATAatagagagacaatataataattgtggggtcatttctAATTTGAAAGTGTAACAATTATGTGGGACGgatgaaaaagaaagtgtaacGGGTTgtgtgggacggagggagtaacatttaGCACAAGGTGTCATGATTTATTGATTTAGCCCTCGAGATTAGAATGTTTTCCCTTGCAATGCTTTTTGTCAATTAGAAGGGGACAAAATCATCTTGCCTGTGATTTATGACAATGAATCTTGATAAAAAATTCCTAGGCACCATCTCTGGAAGTTGTTGGTATATTTAGTGGTAACTTTCATCTTCCAAAGCTTCCCATGAATCTGTCTAGTATTTTTATTGTGGTTGTGTGTTCACACTACTTGAGCTGTTGATCCTTGAAAGTAGAAACTATCAATCTTGCCAAGCCTCTTCCATTGTTCTCTATCAATGATACAAGGTCTCATGTCTAGAATTATCCATACATAGGTTTTTAGCTATGCCATATGGACAGCTAAGTTGTTTTGTCCTGGACCCATAGTAAGCCATGGTCATTTCCTTGAGCAATTTCAGGTAGGTTGTTCAGTGGAGTCGTCTTACATTGCTGAAAAAGATGGTTATATGAGCCATGCCCATGGATCCATGATTGCTGATTTTGTCTATGTTTTTAACCTTCTTTAGCTGTGTTGTTGGGTTGTGACGATAATATTGAGACTAATCAGACAAAGGCCTTGAGTGTTCAATTAGCATTGATGGTAGTCATGGTACACATTTAGCTACTAAACCAATTTATAAGTTATCCGAGAAGGACGAACATAAATAGTTTAGTAGGTTGCTTCCTCTCAAAGTTACACATTGGAGCTATATGAGGACAGGTctggattttattattttggcTTTGCTACCATACCAAAAACCGAGTAAGGTCGGAAGGCCGTAAGCAATTCTTTTGTGACAATTGTTGTTTGTTGCAAGTAGTGGATTCTCTGGTAAATAGTGCAGTTTGCTGCCAATCTGCCATGTTGTATGGTGGATTAACTGCAATCTACAAGTAAAAGTCAAATTAACACCATCCGATAGAGtgctcttgcttgattttgGATTTAACCTTGCAGTCTTGGACTACTTTGAAtccattatttattttatagtaTAAAGGGAAAATGTATATAAGATTGAAAGACAAATAGGGCACAAAGCCCACGATGACAATAGTCGCCAATGCCATATACCATATTTTGTGTTTTTTGCTGTCTTTGTGATATCTTTGCTTGTTCAAGATCTAACCCTTgcataatttatttattcattCAGGTTGGTATATCTTGTGCAATAGTTCGAGTAAACAGACCGCAATTCGTAGAGAGGACTTGATTAATGTGGATATGAAGTCCCCCTAAATGTGAGCCCATCCCAAAACACGCCTCAACCAGCAGCCATGGAgaaatataaaagaaaagaatggtggtgtgttgtgttgtgttcttCTGTGCCTCTGTTATGCTAACTTAGAGCATATGTACAATTGAGCTTTGTACCCTGCTTTGAAAGCGAAATTTTGTTGGAACTTCAATCATCACAGGTGTTTGGATTGATTTCTCATTGATATATTATTGCCCAGTGAAATTTTTTAACTCTCTGGACAATTGCTCCATTAAATCAGAAAGCATTGTTTTTTCAAGTTCTTTGGGTACTACTTCGTATTTCTAGCCTATAGCACTCTTAcagatgaaaaagaaaataggTAGCCAATTCTGCGCTAATTTATTCCAATATCGAGGAAAGATCTAGCCTCTGATTCTGCTTTTTAACACCCCTTTTGCACTCCCAGTTCCAGACATTGTTTTCCCTTGAATTCCCCAACTGTATAGCCTTTTTTTGCAAAGTAGAACCAAATGATGCAAAGTAGGACCGATGATCCAATAGCCTACAGTTGACGCAATTTTTTTTGGCTACACCCAGGTACAACCAAGGTACAAATAATGCTGGctatgaaggaaatgtgtccttcacccaaaaTGCATTATTCTGATATCAAGATTTagaataattacgaataattaattcagtaagatcaaatGATCGGAACAATTAGgtggagcaatgctttcgattAGTGAGTTataatccttattaggctcacatcttactcttgactgaacctacaaggtgtaacaccccgacttctaaacaccattaattaggttaatctaatatatatatatataaaggggagttttttagAGAGTACTGagagcgtccacgtaggatttccacgtcatcacatattcttaaattattaactaattaaataaatcacatattatttaattattaactaattaattaaataaataatactccgtattaaataaataacacaaattcttatttacaatgggtgtacgataaatattgtacaccaaagtaaaagttaacccaaaatgcttaaaagttaagcttatatatgtaaaagttatctatttttaagtgataaattttttcattttagtaaaacttatttcttcaaaatcactaataatgtataaaattaatcatttaaccatttaaaatatttatctatcaatttttttttactaatataaaagttaatcaaaactaggttaaagttacaaagaaaagggttaaagttatcttggtgtacaataaatttattgtacaccttgtgcgcgcaagaccttttgaataaATAATATGAGAGTTTTGCTATGATTGACTACTTAATACGATAAAGATAGATTTTACAAACTTCTTCTATCTTTATATATatacgtatatatatatatatatacgtatAAACTTCGATTAAGAATCCAAAAAATCTCAACCCTTTTCTTTACGGTTGAATTCCAGAGATTTTACAAACTTCTTCtatctttatatatatatatatatatatacacacgtATAAACTTCGATTAAGAATCCAAAAAATCTCAACCCTTTTCTTTACGGTTGAATTCCAGAAATTCTTCGCCATGCACTCAACCCTCACCCAACGCCATGCACTCTTCGCCATCTCAACCCTCACCCAACGCCATGGTTGATGAACTCTTCATCCTTTTCTTTACAGTTGAATTGCAAAAATTCTTTATTTCGTTGTCATATTTTTACTTTggtttttattgtttatttgtcGTCAATTACTCTGTACGTTTATTCTTTATTTCGTTCCAGAAATACGGGCCACACGATGGTCACGGTGTACCACATAATTGTTTATGTTGGGCTTCATTGTTTATGTTCcatagaaaataattttgtacgTGCTTCATTGTTTATTCATTGTTTATGTTCCATTACAAGAATTTTGTACAAGcataattgtttttgttctatCGGTTTTTACCGAATATTACTTCATCAATTTTACTTCTTTTGATGTTATCAATTTATCATTCTTCGATATAATGTTATGTTCCTCACTTCCCATTCAATTTGGTAATTTCCATTAGCATTTATTTAGTCATGAACTCGACATTTTTATTATGCTATTACCAATTGCTTAACATCAAACTCTATATATGTCTCGGCATCTTGCACAGGACGGATCATTCTGAGGGACATTCATATATCTTCCGTCTAAGACTAAATCACTTAAAAATGCAATTGCATTCTAATTTCAACGTTAACCCAATTATGCTTCTTATCCGGTACAACGAACTACAATTTAGATGTCAAAATTACACCAACAATATATAGAATATACAACGATAAACGTTAACACAATCGGGGTTGCAAGCCCACATTTTATTTGGTTGAATTAAACTAAACTTAATGTACTATATGAAATTGAAATAAAGTCCAAACAACCTTACTCCGtaccaaaaatagaaaaaaaaacaaaaattaaagtaaTGATCACAATTGTAGTTTGAAGAGTATTAGCAATGAATACCACGTTAGGGGAGATTGATGCAACAAATTATAGTAGAGGACAAAAGATTGGCTTTTGTCTGACACAACGAACAATAATTTAGATGACATTACACCAACATAGAATATACAATGATAAACCTTAACACAATTGTAGAAGGACACAAGCCAAATCGCCCCAATATCATCGCAAAAGTTTCATAAGTGCATCAAGAATTTTTAAAAAAGATTTTACTTGAATAGTTGGATATTATTAGAAAATAAGATTTTCACCAATAACAAATTAGTTATACGTAATTAGTCCTACTTCGTATATGATACTCCGTGTCCATTAATTAACTTAGGCCGTAATAATGAATGGACAAGGGAATGCGAACCTGATAGAATTttagataaaaaaaatttattgcGGCCTaaaattttatataaaaaaattctaTCAGGCCATAATAATGAATGGGAAAGGGTAAAGATTTGTGCAGCATTCCCCTTGCGCCATGATAGAATTTTAGATAAAGAAATCTTTTGGGGTTTATAATAGAGTTTTATTTACATTAAACCTTTGATATTTGGATTAATTCATATCATAGTAGAATTCTACTTGCATTTAACCTATATTTTTTCGGTTATAAATATATGACTTTGCATGTTCAACCCACATCTAACCACCAACATAATAGTGAGAAGTTTTTGTGATCATGGCTGGGTAAATTTATAAAACTATACTCCTCTTTtatatttgtttttctttttaccCCATAATTATTATGATTTGATTACTTTGTACATTTATTTTTCAGAAATATTTCGTTGATTCGAGCCATTAATTCAAGCAGAAccgatttaaaaataaaaatatgtgtttcaagaaaaataaaaagtgaTAATTAAAGAcccggtaaaagataataagagataaattttgaaaataGGTAAACAAAGACCCGTTAAAACTggcataaaaaaaaatcaatgttCTAATTATCgcttaaagttgaaaaaaaatctcataaaaaaaaaaaaattaacccgtgcatcgcacgggctttatATCTagttatctttaattagcagcggaaaccctaatttagtcggagcgtcacatgcCGTATTTCCCTCGTggggaaatacaaggcgacataacctttttacaTTTACTGACTACCGATGAGTAACAGTAATTACACTTCACTTCGATTAATTCTTTAATATTTACATCGAAATCtaaatgaaatttaataaatattcctaacattgattaaacataaatattaaaatccaactcaataattgaaatttgacttagagtttaatttgTTCATCCATTATTACTAGTGATACATGATTATCTTTATTAagcatcgatcgtgaatttgatggttgcatcctcactctaaggcatcccctgatcttcttcgtacctaaaacaaaagcaacatcgtgagccgaggcccagtaacatactaccctaacaacgtaaactcatttcaattcgttttatttactttgcaatcagggagaatagaacatagtaaaacactttcataaatgcattataataaaacatcatttataacttgaaactttaatagttcccattatctttcacaaaaccttcattttacttggtaactgacaagttagccttgtgggacgtctcccaccttgcgatagtcctcaaggagcactctcccttgttggacatacgcccgtacctaaatagtttctcttttagcttgcggtaaccctcaaggagcactctcccttgttgggtgtcccgcggtacggcggtacgtgcacgacctagaaatagtaaccccactaactgccagaacctgttccacttttatttatcatgtttcgtatattattcataactcataaacatcattcttcataaaatcattcataaacgtatttgaatatcatcatgcataaaacacactttataaatacatttcatatcccacaatccaataaaagcatatcattataaacacatttcataatctcataaaacacatttcataaggggatcgtgggtgttagcaatagatgttacctcaattgtggtttatacttcctgttcgattgatcgttcgtcctgagctccaagtccgatttcttttaaaatattaaattattcaattagttatgtaaagcgataaataatctaaaaatcgatatttgataaataataaaatctataaataataaatttataaataacaaattttaataaaaatataatttcataaatcgattttcagGAAATATATTACttgaatttcataaattaacgaaaacattatttaaatcaaatttctgtcaaaatacatatatatatatatatatatatatatatatatatatatatatatatatattaaattaaaaatctatttttattttaagtaaCCAATTTATAAAGCATTAGGATTAGAAAATGGACCAAAATAGCAAAACTTACATTGGGAAATTGGGCTAAGGGAATTGGGCTTGGATTGggatataaataaataaaaaaaaacaaagttcCTAAATGGAACTTGTTTTCTGGAAGGAAAACACGGACAAGGAAGCACGAGGAACAGGGGAGAGGCAGGGCACGAAGGAGGAGCAGGGAAAGAAGAAGGGAGGCGGGGTGGCTGGCTGGGCGGCGCAGTAGAGACGCGCCGGAGAGGCGATGGTGGTGGTGCGGTTCGCGGCGGCGAAACAGCAAGGAAGGGGGGGTGGGGGTGTGCGAAACAGAGAGGAAACAGGGGAATTGGTGGTGGTGACTTGGGGCGGTTCTGGGCGGCGACTATATAGCTCGTCGGAGTATGTGGGGGCGGGAGTTGGTTTACAAGGTGGTGGGGGAGGTTGGGAGTGGTGGCGCGACGTTGGTGGTGCCGCAAAAGGGAAAAGACAGAGCGAGGCAGGGGAGTGCGTGGGAGGAGAAGAGCACGAGAGGTGAGGGATGATGGTGGTGCGATGGTGTTGAGATGGTGGAGGAGCTGACGATTGGTGGTGGTTTATGGTGGTGGCAGATGGCTGCCGGTTGTCGCGGTGATGGTTGTTTGTTGGTGACTGTGGTTCGAAACAGGAAGGAAACAAGGGATGATTTCCAATTTTGTTAACTGATTT
This genomic stretch from Spinacia oleracea cultivar Varoflay chromosome 3, BTI_SOV_V1, whole genome shotgun sequence harbors:
- the LOC110796408 gene encoding uncharacterized protein, encoding MSALIYQIFTSSALLSLGLYHLISTVRNFLKSPQTFSAKPFHPLSISSSSAASHLRLLPLYLTIAALSTAFLHSTLSSADPDPLIKGHSPVHHFTSLQSAAVSFLFLLLCLSLLLSESTSLFSLLPSDLFFALASAAFFLASSVSSSRAALQTSDLQSRCDSLSSTISLLSSLLCLALALFPRLFVCDVCLAASVCLHGLWALQTGLSLYVEAFIPEGCHRLLDVVSGVEGSTKCELEDSKLRAVAILDLAFVIHVGMSMILIFLVYAVVSKALGVSRRFGSYEVLPTAAENTHVQLKTLSGTQA